The Orcinus orca chromosome 4, mOrcOrc1.1, whole genome shotgun sequence genome includes a region encoding these proteins:
- the CRACD gene encoding capping protein-inhibiting regulator of actin dynamics isoform X1, translating to MFLRQLGKNIKFGQPPPNAIPMKKADSGEARLEEDPVLTSPMEIVTQQDVILSDTENKSSETPSSPGPLNLPGAGSEMEEKAAPVKTSRPKRHFSSAGTIESVNLDAIPLAIARLDNSAAKHKLSIKPKNQRVSRKHRRLVGDRQNEQGGFPHQLSLDQNGHPGEDKPIWHEEEPEALDSEEEKRRQEEYWQELEAKCKRQKAEAAERRRLEEQRLQALERRLWEEKRRQEELLEEEGEEEEEGVQLEAAKRQREEEAQSPEEPGCPGPARREQDEEGRLGAEEPGRLQEEARRLERRAQQEELEARSRQEAEKLRREEEERALEELRRLEEQGRWAAEKQRQEEEERRQELEAQRRREEEAAEEKRLQELRRQEELEAQRRQEDAEAKRRQEAEEKLQEAPRVEEENQPLLDHKRGLRSPLQSDTAEKAEQEHLTPEKPRENSEEPSVWVKQSPEATEPSGEQAGKQGDVPGDQPCGWREKREETNAELPQKQEAQVEEALAPGEKKEAAAPETDRKVEELRWQEVDERQTMPRPYTFQVSSGGKQILFPKVNLSPVKPMKDEGLASGPQEPKAPKASPASHALPSSLSIPHTAILVTGAQLCGPAVNLSQIKDTACKSLLGLSEEKKHVDVPALENPPRAPGDPRAGSGKTRPSQESPSSATALAEWASIRSRILRNAESDQRGERDQSRPGDEHTPRGRCDSRGNLRRTPPVNAKFSIKPAWQKFSDGGGEISKQNTEAESVRKRSQPGPSEEARPQLPAADTKEPVKGAEKPGAHQEPTDTTEGCKFAKDLPSFLVPSLPYPPQKAVAQAEPVVTSDSETTGGAGKPEPVMPGGEDKASPFGIKLRRTNYSLRFHCDQQTEQKKKKRHSSTGDSINGAPSAPGSTAGERETEAAALKHGPSLPTERKQAPAPWKDSAESPPSHSPLAAQPGPPAPEQDRAANRTPLAQKPALAPKPAGQTPPSSPISKLSRPYLVELLARRAGKPDPEPGEPCKEGRDNGGPRTPSPPPTEERKDQKRDEEEEVETERKPASPAPSAARQEKPSATPEAGRKEKPTLQSRHSLDSSKLAEKVETAQPLWITLALQKQKGFREQQATREERKQAREAKQAEKLSKENVSVSPQPGSSSVSRAGSLHKSTAQPEEKKPETAASRLERREQLKKANTLPTSVTVEISDSAPPAPLVKEVTKRFSTPDAAPVSTEPAWLALAKRKAKAWSDCPQIIK from the exons CGACAGTTGGGTAAGAACATCAAGTTTGGGCAGCCACCACCCAATGCCATTCCCATGAAGAAGGCAGACAGTGGCGAGGCTCGCTTGGAAGAGGATCCGGTCCTGACCAGTCCCATGGAAATTGTGACTCAGCAGGACGTCATCCTCTCAGACACCGAGAACAAA TCCAGTGAGACGCCAAGTTCTCCGGGTCCTCTGAATCTGCCTGGAGCCGGAAGTGAGATGGAAGAGAAG GCTGCTCCAGTTAAAACGTCTCGGCCAAAAAGGCACTTCTCCTCTGCCGGCACCATCGAAAGTGTCAACCTAGATGCCATCCCCCTGGCCATCGCCCGCCTGGACAACAGTGCCGCCAAGCACAAACTGTCCATTAAGCCAAAAAACCAGAGGGTGTCAAGGAAGCACAGGCGACTTGTCGGG GATCGACAGAACGAGCAAGGTGGCTTCCCGCATCAGCTGTCCCTAGACCAGAATGGGCACCCTGGAGAAGACAAGCCAATCTGGCATGAAGAGGAGCCAGAGGCGCTGGACTCGGAGGAAGAGAAGCGACGCCAAGAAGAATACTGGCAAGAACTTGAGGCCAAGTGCAAACGGCAAAAGGCCGAAGCGGCAGAGAGGCGACGCCTGGAAGAGCAGAGGCTCCAGGCCCTGGAGAGGAGGCTTTGGGAGGAGAAAAGAAGGCAGGAGGAGCTcttggaggaggaaggggaggaagaggaggaaggagtcCAGCTAGAGGCAGCAAAGAGGCAGCGTGAAGAGGAGGCGCAGAGTCCGGAAGAGCCGGGCTGCCCAGGCCCAGCTCGGAGGGAGCAAGACGAAGAAGGGCGCCTGGGAGCCGAGGAGCCGGGTCGCCTGCAGGAAGAGGCGCGGCGCCTGGAGAGACGCGCGCAGCAGGAGGAGCTGGAGGCGCGGAGCCGGCAGGAGGCCGAGAAGCTGCGgcgggaagaggaggagagagcacTGGAGGAACTCAGAAGGCTGGAGGAGCAGGGGCGGTGGGCGGCCGAAAAGCAGcggcaggaagaggaggagaggcggCAGGAGCTGGAGGCGCAGAGGCGGcgggaggaggaggcggcggaggAAAAACGGTTGCAGGAGCTCAGAAGGCAGGAAGAGCTGGAGGCGCAGAGACGGCAGGAGGACGCGGAGGCGAAGAGGAGGCAGGAAGCGGAAGAGAAGCTTCAGGAAGCACCGAGAGTGGAAGAGGAGAATCAGCCGCTGCTGGACCACAAACGGGGCTTGAGGAGCCCACTTCAGAGCGACACtgcagagaaagcagaacaagAACATCTGACACCCGAGAAGCCAAGAGAAAACTCTGAGGAGCCGAGTGTTTGGGTGAAGCAGAGCCCAGAGGCCACCGAGCCATCAGGCGAGCAGGCCGGAAAGCAGGGGGATGTTCCCGGGGATCAACCTTGTGGATGGCgggaaaagagggaagaaacCAACGCAGAGCTGCCCCAGAAACAAGAGGCCCAGGTGGAAGAGGCGTTGGCtccaggagagaagaaagaagctgCCGCTCCAGAAACAGACAGAAAGGTGGAGGAGCTCAGATGGCAGGAGGTAGATGAGAGGCAGACCATGCCCAGACCCTACACCTTCCAGGTGTCATCCGGAGGGAAACAAATTCTCTTCCCCAAAGTCAATCTGAGCCCCGTGAAGCCCATGAAAGATGAGGGGCTCGCCTCTGGTCCCCAAGAGCCAAAGGCCCCCAAAGCCAGCCCGGCCTCCCACGCCCTGCCCTCGTCCCTGAGCATCCCACACACGGCCATTCTGGTCACGGGAGCCCAGCTCTGCGGCCCGGCCGTCAACCTGAGCCAGATCAAGGACACGGCGTGCAAGTCTCTCCTGGGCTTGTCAGAAGAAAAGAAGCATGTGGATGTCCCCGCCCTGGAGAACCCACCCCGAGCCCCAGGCGACCCCCGGGCAGGCAGTGGGAAGACCAGGCCCTCCCAGGAGTCTCCGAGCAGCGCGACCGCGCTCGCTGAATGGGCTTCCATTCGGTCCAGAATCCTGAGGAACGCAGAGAGTGACCAGCGCGGCGAGAGAGACCAGTCTCGGCCGGGTGATGAACACACGCCCAGGGGCCGATGTGATTCCCGCGGGAACCTCCGGAGGACCCCGCCGGTAAATGCAAAGTTCTCCATTAAGCCTGCCTGGCAGAAATTCTCTGATGGGGGCGGGGAGATCTCCAAACAGAACACGGAAGCGGAAAGCGTTAGAAAAAGATCCCAGCCGGGTCCCAGCGAAGAGGCCCGGCCCCAGCTCCCTGCTGCTGATACTAAAGAGCCCGTGAAGGGTGCAGAGAAACCGGGGGCACACCAGGAGCCAACGGACACCACGGAGGGGTGCAAATTTGCCAAAGACCTTCCATCTTTCCTTGTTCCAAGCCTTCCTTACCCTCCACAGAAAGCAGTGGCCCAAGCAGAACCCGTGGTCACTTCGGACAGCGAGACCACAGGTGGAGCAGGAAAGCCGGAGCCCGTGATGCCAGGTGGGGAGGATAAAGCTTCCCCTTTTGGAATAAAATTGAGAAGGACCAACTACTCCTTGCGCTTCCACTGCGAccaacaaacagaacaaaagaagaagaaaaggcacaGCAGCACGGGGGACAGTATCAATGGGGCGCCGTCAGCTCCGGGGAGcacagctggagagagagagacagaggctgcGGCCCTCAAGCATGGCCCGTCCCTCCCCACCGAGAGGAAGCAAGCCCCGGCCCCCTGGAAGGACTCTGCTGAAAGCCCTCCCAGCCACTCTCCTCTTGCAGCCCAGCCTGGGCCCCCGGCTCCAGAGCAGGACAGGGCAGCAAACAGAACGCCCTTGGCCCAGAAGCCAGCCCTGGCTCCCAAGCCCGCGGGCCAGACTCCGCCGTCCTCCCCTATCTCCAAGCTGAGCAGGCCCTACTTGGTGGAGCTGTTGGCTCGCCGGGCGGGGAAGCCTGACCCAGAGCCCGGCGAGCCATGCAAGGAGGGCCGGGACAACGGTGGCCCCCGGACGCCCTCACCCCCGCCGACTGAGGAGAGGAAGGACCAAAAGCGGgatgaggaggaagaggtggaaaCAGAGAGGAAGCCAGCTTCCCCGGCGCCGTCTGCCGCCCGGCAGGAAAAGCCTTCCGCGACACCCGAGGCGGGGAGGAAAG AAAAGCCGACGCTTCAGAGCAGACACTCTTTAGACAGCTCCAAACTTGCGGAGAAAGTTGAAACCGCGCAGCCACTGTGGATAACGTTGGCACTGCAAAAGCAGAAGGGGTTTCGGGAGCAGCAAGCGACTCGAGAGGAGAGGAAGCAAGCCAGGGAGGCCAAGCAGGCCGAAAAGCTCTCCAAAGAAAAC GTCAGTGTCAGCCCGCAGCCTGGAAGCAGCAGTGTCAGCAGAGCTGGTTCCCTGCACAAGTCCACCGCTCAGCCAGAAGAGAAGAAGCCAGAGACAGCAGCGTCCAGGCTCGAGCGCCGAGAACAGCTGAAAAAGGCCAACACTCTTCCTACATCTGTGACAG TGGAGATCTCTGATTCGGCTCCCCCAGCACCACTGGTGAAAGAAGTCACAAAGAGATTCTCTACCCCAGACGCTGCCCCCGTGTCAACAGAACCAGCCTGGCTGGCTTTGGCCAAAAGGAAAGCCAAGGCCTGGAGCGACTGTCCACAGATTATTAAGTAA
- the CRACD gene encoding capping protein-inhibiting regulator of actin dynamics isoform X2, translating to MFLRQLGKNIKFGQPPPNAIPMKKADSGEARLEEDPVLTSPMEIVTQQDVILSDTENKSSETPSSPGPLNLPGAGSEMEEKAAPVKTSRPKRHFSSAGTIESVNLDAIPLAIARLDNSAAKHKLSIKPKNQRVSRKHRRLVGDRQNEQGGFPHQLSLDQNGHPGEDKPIWHEEEPEALDSEEEKRRQEEYWQELEAKCKRQKAEAAERRRLEEQRLQALERRLWEEKRRQEELLEEEGEEEEEGVQLEAAKRQREEEAQSPEEPGCPGPARREQDEEGRLGAEEPGRLQEEARRLERRAQQEELEARSRQEAEKLRREEEERALEELRRLEEQGRWAAEKQRQEEEERRQELEAQRRREEEAAEEKRLQELRRQEELEAQRRQEDAEAKRRQEAEEKLQEAPRVEEENQPLLDHKRGLRSPLQSDTAEKAEQEHLTPEKPRENSEEPSVWVKQSPEATEPSGEQAGKQGDVPGDQPCGWREKREETNAELPQKQEAQVEEALAPGEKKEAAAPETDRKVEELRWQEVDERQTMPRPYTFQVSSGGKQILFPKVNLSPVKPMKDEGLASGPQEPKAPKASPASHALPSSLSIPHTAILVTGAQLCGPAVNLSQIKDTACKSLLGLSEEKKHVDVPALENPPRAPGDPRAGSGKTRPSQESPSSATALAEWASIRSRILRNAESDQRGERDQSRPGDEHTPRGRCDSRGNLRRTPPVNAKFSIKPAWQKFSDGGGEISKQNTEAESVRKRSQPGPSEEARPQLPAADTKEPVKGAEKPGAHQEPTDTTEGCKFAKDLPSFLVPSLPYPPQKAVAQAEPVVTSDSETTGGAGKPEPVMPGGEDKASPFGIKLRRTNYSLRFHCDQQTEQKKKKRHSSTGDSINGAPSAPGSTAGERETEAAALKHGPSLPTERKQAPAPWKDSAESPPSHSPLAAQPGPPAPEQDRAANRTPLAQKPALAPKPAGQTPPSSPISKLSRPYLVELLARRAGKPDPEPGEPCKEGRDNGGPRTPSPPPTEERKDQKRDEEEEVETERKPASPAPSAARQEKPSATPEAGRKEKPTLQSRHSLDSSKLAEKVETAQPLWITLALQKQKGFREQQATREERKQAREAKQAEKLSKENVSVSPQPGSSSVSRAGSLHKSTAQPEEKKPETAASRLERREQLKKANTLPTSVTACSILVPRPEIQPRAPRAPSPNHWTARKFPLV from the exons CGACAGTTGGGTAAGAACATCAAGTTTGGGCAGCCACCACCCAATGCCATTCCCATGAAGAAGGCAGACAGTGGCGAGGCTCGCTTGGAAGAGGATCCGGTCCTGACCAGTCCCATGGAAATTGTGACTCAGCAGGACGTCATCCTCTCAGACACCGAGAACAAA TCCAGTGAGACGCCAAGTTCTCCGGGTCCTCTGAATCTGCCTGGAGCCGGAAGTGAGATGGAAGAGAAG GCTGCTCCAGTTAAAACGTCTCGGCCAAAAAGGCACTTCTCCTCTGCCGGCACCATCGAAAGTGTCAACCTAGATGCCATCCCCCTGGCCATCGCCCGCCTGGACAACAGTGCCGCCAAGCACAAACTGTCCATTAAGCCAAAAAACCAGAGGGTGTCAAGGAAGCACAGGCGACTTGTCGGG GATCGACAGAACGAGCAAGGTGGCTTCCCGCATCAGCTGTCCCTAGACCAGAATGGGCACCCTGGAGAAGACAAGCCAATCTGGCATGAAGAGGAGCCAGAGGCGCTGGACTCGGAGGAAGAGAAGCGACGCCAAGAAGAATACTGGCAAGAACTTGAGGCCAAGTGCAAACGGCAAAAGGCCGAAGCGGCAGAGAGGCGACGCCTGGAAGAGCAGAGGCTCCAGGCCCTGGAGAGGAGGCTTTGGGAGGAGAAAAGAAGGCAGGAGGAGCTcttggaggaggaaggggaggaagaggaggaaggagtcCAGCTAGAGGCAGCAAAGAGGCAGCGTGAAGAGGAGGCGCAGAGTCCGGAAGAGCCGGGCTGCCCAGGCCCAGCTCGGAGGGAGCAAGACGAAGAAGGGCGCCTGGGAGCCGAGGAGCCGGGTCGCCTGCAGGAAGAGGCGCGGCGCCTGGAGAGACGCGCGCAGCAGGAGGAGCTGGAGGCGCGGAGCCGGCAGGAGGCCGAGAAGCTGCGgcgggaagaggaggagagagcacTGGAGGAACTCAGAAGGCTGGAGGAGCAGGGGCGGTGGGCGGCCGAAAAGCAGcggcaggaagaggaggagaggcggCAGGAGCTGGAGGCGCAGAGGCGGcgggaggaggaggcggcggaggAAAAACGGTTGCAGGAGCTCAGAAGGCAGGAAGAGCTGGAGGCGCAGAGACGGCAGGAGGACGCGGAGGCGAAGAGGAGGCAGGAAGCGGAAGAGAAGCTTCAGGAAGCACCGAGAGTGGAAGAGGAGAATCAGCCGCTGCTGGACCACAAACGGGGCTTGAGGAGCCCACTTCAGAGCGACACtgcagagaaagcagaacaagAACATCTGACACCCGAGAAGCCAAGAGAAAACTCTGAGGAGCCGAGTGTTTGGGTGAAGCAGAGCCCAGAGGCCACCGAGCCATCAGGCGAGCAGGCCGGAAAGCAGGGGGATGTTCCCGGGGATCAACCTTGTGGATGGCgggaaaagagggaagaaacCAACGCAGAGCTGCCCCAGAAACAAGAGGCCCAGGTGGAAGAGGCGTTGGCtccaggagagaagaaagaagctgCCGCTCCAGAAACAGACAGAAAGGTGGAGGAGCTCAGATGGCAGGAGGTAGATGAGAGGCAGACCATGCCCAGACCCTACACCTTCCAGGTGTCATCCGGAGGGAAACAAATTCTCTTCCCCAAAGTCAATCTGAGCCCCGTGAAGCCCATGAAAGATGAGGGGCTCGCCTCTGGTCCCCAAGAGCCAAAGGCCCCCAAAGCCAGCCCGGCCTCCCACGCCCTGCCCTCGTCCCTGAGCATCCCACACACGGCCATTCTGGTCACGGGAGCCCAGCTCTGCGGCCCGGCCGTCAACCTGAGCCAGATCAAGGACACGGCGTGCAAGTCTCTCCTGGGCTTGTCAGAAGAAAAGAAGCATGTGGATGTCCCCGCCCTGGAGAACCCACCCCGAGCCCCAGGCGACCCCCGGGCAGGCAGTGGGAAGACCAGGCCCTCCCAGGAGTCTCCGAGCAGCGCGACCGCGCTCGCTGAATGGGCTTCCATTCGGTCCAGAATCCTGAGGAACGCAGAGAGTGACCAGCGCGGCGAGAGAGACCAGTCTCGGCCGGGTGATGAACACACGCCCAGGGGCCGATGTGATTCCCGCGGGAACCTCCGGAGGACCCCGCCGGTAAATGCAAAGTTCTCCATTAAGCCTGCCTGGCAGAAATTCTCTGATGGGGGCGGGGAGATCTCCAAACAGAACACGGAAGCGGAAAGCGTTAGAAAAAGATCCCAGCCGGGTCCCAGCGAAGAGGCCCGGCCCCAGCTCCCTGCTGCTGATACTAAAGAGCCCGTGAAGGGTGCAGAGAAACCGGGGGCACACCAGGAGCCAACGGACACCACGGAGGGGTGCAAATTTGCCAAAGACCTTCCATCTTTCCTTGTTCCAAGCCTTCCTTACCCTCCACAGAAAGCAGTGGCCCAAGCAGAACCCGTGGTCACTTCGGACAGCGAGACCACAGGTGGAGCAGGAAAGCCGGAGCCCGTGATGCCAGGTGGGGAGGATAAAGCTTCCCCTTTTGGAATAAAATTGAGAAGGACCAACTACTCCTTGCGCTTCCACTGCGAccaacaaacagaacaaaagaagaagaaaaggcacaGCAGCACGGGGGACAGTATCAATGGGGCGCCGTCAGCTCCGGGGAGcacagctggagagagagagacagaggctgcGGCCCTCAAGCATGGCCCGTCCCTCCCCACCGAGAGGAAGCAAGCCCCGGCCCCCTGGAAGGACTCTGCTGAAAGCCCTCCCAGCCACTCTCCTCTTGCAGCCCAGCCTGGGCCCCCGGCTCCAGAGCAGGACAGGGCAGCAAACAGAACGCCCTTGGCCCAGAAGCCAGCCCTGGCTCCCAAGCCCGCGGGCCAGACTCCGCCGTCCTCCCCTATCTCCAAGCTGAGCAGGCCCTACTTGGTGGAGCTGTTGGCTCGCCGGGCGGGGAAGCCTGACCCAGAGCCCGGCGAGCCATGCAAGGAGGGCCGGGACAACGGTGGCCCCCGGACGCCCTCACCCCCGCCGACTGAGGAGAGGAAGGACCAAAAGCGGgatgaggaggaagaggtggaaaCAGAGAGGAAGCCAGCTTCCCCGGCGCCGTCTGCCGCCCGGCAGGAAAAGCCTTCCGCGACACCCGAGGCGGGGAGGAAAG AAAAGCCGACGCTTCAGAGCAGACACTCTTTAGACAGCTCCAAACTTGCGGAGAAAGTTGAAACCGCGCAGCCACTGTGGATAACGTTGGCACTGCAAAAGCAGAAGGGGTTTCGGGAGCAGCAAGCGACTCGAGAGGAGAGGAAGCAAGCCAGGGAGGCCAAGCAGGCCGAAAAGCTCTCCAAAGAAAAC GTCAGTGTCAGCCCGCAGCCTGGAAGCAGCAGTGTCAGCAGAGCTGGTTCCCTGCACAAGTCCACCGCTCAGCCAGAAGAGAAGAAGCCAGAGACAGCAGCGTCCAGGCTCGAGCGCCGAGAACAGCTGAAAAAGGCCAACACTCTTCCTACATCTGTGACAG